One genomic region from Stackebrandtia nassauensis DSM 44728 encodes:
- a CDS encoding GAF domain-containing sensor histidine kinase has protein sequence MTDREDTDEVLSAVSTAVLSVTRHLSVAEVLEVIVRSSRQLLRARYAALGIPDEGGGFAEFITDGISERQRAAIGPLPRQHGMLAALLHEGETIRSRDIRADARFGYFPTAHPNMTDFLGVPIRDGDETVGIIFLADKECGFTERDEALLTLFASHAAIALANARLYEQAHELSVVQERTRLARELHDAVSQKLFSLRLAASSARALAASDADAALSQLEKVESLAAEAARELREVIVELRPADLDVHGLAGTVRKHLRLVERLHAVRTEFTVHGDPGVPAGAELEVLRVIQEAVHNAVRHSHADLVRVTLCGGPEFLAEISDDGSGFDPGADNGGGLGIESMRERVAGVGGRLDIDASIGGGTTVRLAVPGV, from the coding sequence GTGACCGACCGGGAGGACACCGACGAGGTGCTCAGCGCCGTCAGCACCGCCGTGCTGTCGGTGACGCGGCATCTGTCGGTGGCCGAGGTGCTGGAGGTGATCGTGCGGTCCTCGCGGCAGCTGCTGCGGGCCCGCTACGCCGCCCTGGGCATCCCCGACGAGGGCGGCGGCTTCGCCGAGTTCATCACCGACGGCATCAGCGAGCGGCAGCGCGCCGCGATCGGGCCGCTGCCGCGCCAGCACGGGATGCTGGCGGCGCTGCTGCACGAGGGCGAGACCATCCGCAGCCGCGACATCCGCGCCGATGCCCGGTTCGGGTACTTCCCGACCGCGCACCCCAACATGACCGACTTCCTGGGTGTGCCGATCCGCGACGGCGACGAGACCGTCGGCATCATCTTCCTGGCCGACAAGGAATGCGGCTTCACCGAACGCGACGAGGCGCTGCTGACGCTGTTCGCCTCGCACGCGGCGATCGCGTTGGCCAACGCCCGCCTGTACGAGCAGGCCCACGAGCTGAGCGTGGTGCAGGAACGCACCCGGCTGGCCCGGGAGTTGCACGACGCGGTCTCGCAGAAGCTGTTCTCGCTGCGGCTGGCCGCCTCCTCGGCGCGGGCGCTGGCCGCCAGCGACGCCGACGCGGCCCTGTCGCAGCTGGAGAAGGTCGAGTCGCTGGCCGCCGAGGCCGCCCGGGAACTGCGCGAGGTGATCGTGGAGCTGCGTCCCGCGGACCTGGACGTCCACGGTCTGGCCGGGACGGTGCGCAAGCACCTGCGGCTGGTGGAGCGGCTGCACGCGGTGCGCACCGAGTTCACGGTGCACGGCGACCCCGGCGTGCCCGCCGGGGCGGAACTGGAGGTGCTACGGGTGATTCAGGAAGCGGTGCACAACGCGGTGCGGCATTCGCACGCCGACCTGGTGCGGGTGACCCTGTGCGGCGGGCCCGAGTTCCTCGCCGAGATCAGCGACGACGGCTCCGGCTTCGACCCCGGGGCCGACAACGGCGGCGGCCTGGGCATCGAGTCGATGCGTGAACGCGTCGCCGGAGTCGGTGGCCGCCTGGACATCGACGCGTCCATCGGCGGCGGCACCACGGTGCGGCTGGCGGTGCCCGGTGTCTGA
- a CDS encoding MarR family winged helix-turn-helix transcriptional regulator has product MTQRDRVDDMLATWRAEIPEAAGLPFELGKRVARLAELFGAATESVLADHGFTRIEYAVLANLRAAGAPYRLKPAALSRALIVTTGGLSNIVTRLRTAGLVTRESDPADARSTWVRLTDAGVPVADTLIDAVTKAQGRLTRPLPDETARQLADLLREVLIDMEGPAPRPADLRGGPER; this is encoded by the coding sequence ATGACGCAGCGGGACAGGGTCGACGACATGCTCGCCACCTGGCGAGCCGAAATACCCGAGGCGGCCGGGCTGCCGTTCGAACTGGGCAAACGCGTCGCCCGGCTGGCCGAGCTGTTCGGCGCCGCCACCGAGTCGGTCCTCGCCGACCACGGCTTCACCCGGATCGAGTACGCGGTGCTGGCGAACCTGCGCGCCGCCGGAGCCCCCTACCGCCTCAAACCCGCGGCCCTGTCGCGCGCGCTCATCGTCACGACCGGCGGGCTCAGCAACATCGTGACCCGGCTGCGCACCGCCGGACTGGTGACCCGGGAGTCCGACCCCGCCGACGCCCGCAGCACCTGGGTGCGGCTCACCGACGCTGGCGTCCCGGTGGCCGACACGCTCATCGACGCCGTCACCAAGGCGCAGGGGCGGCTGACACGTCCACTGCCCGACGAAACCGCCCGCCAGCTCGCCGACCTGCTGCGCGAGGTCCTGATCGACATGGAGGGACCCGCCCCGCGTCCGGCGGACCTGCGCGGCGGCCCCGAACGCTGA
- a CDS encoding aldo/keto reductase, protein MRSATLGQLTVSAQGLGCMGMSEFYGPGDWDESIATVRHALDNGVSFLDTADVYGQGHNEVLVGRAIAGRRDEVQLATKFGIDRSAGDHRRVLRGERDYVKRSCEASLLRLGVDVIDLYYVHRPPQDVEIEETVQAMAELKAEGKIRQLGLSEVDASLLRRAHEVHPIAAVQSEYSLWTRDLESEVAPAMRELGVGLVAYSPLGRGFLTGTVDLKSLAGTDFRNRNPRFQSEAAAANAAIVEAVATIAEARDLAPAQIALAWVFAQADRLGVTVTSIPGTKRIKWLDQNIAAMDVTLTDAELATLDPLAAKVVGARY, encoded by the coding sequence ATGCGCAGCGCCACATTGGGACAGTTGACGGTTTCGGCGCAGGGCTTGGGCTGCATGGGAATGAGCGAGTTCTATGGCCCCGGCGACTGGGACGAGTCGATCGCGACGGTCCGGCACGCCCTCGACAACGGCGTGTCCTTCCTGGACACCGCCGACGTGTACGGCCAGGGCCACAACGAGGTCCTGGTGGGCCGGGCGATCGCGGGCCGCCGCGACGAGGTCCAGCTGGCGACGAAGTTCGGCATCGACCGCTCGGCGGGTGACCACCGCCGCGTCCTGCGGGGCGAACGCGACTACGTCAAGCGCTCGTGCGAGGCGTCCCTGCTGCGGCTGGGCGTGGACGTCATCGACCTCTATTACGTGCACCGGCCGCCGCAGGACGTCGAGATCGAGGAGACGGTCCAGGCGATGGCCGAACTCAAGGCGGAGGGGAAGATCCGGCAGCTGGGGCTGTCCGAAGTCGACGCGTCGCTGCTGCGGCGCGCCCACGAGGTGCACCCCATCGCGGCGGTGCAGAGCGAGTACTCACTATGGACTCGTGACCTGGAGTCCGAAGTGGCACCCGCGATGCGGGAGCTGGGCGTCGGACTGGTGGCCTACTCGCCGCTGGGGCGGGGCTTCCTGACCGGGACCGTGGACCTCAAGTCCCTGGCGGGCACCGACTTCCGCAACCGCAACCCGCGGTTCCAGTCCGAGGCTGCCGCCGCCAACGCGGCGATCGTCGAGGCCGTGGCCACCATCGCCGAAGCCCGCGACCTGGCTCCGGCCCAGATCGCGCTGGCCTGGGTGTTCGCCCAGGCGGACCGGCTGGGGGTGACGGTGACGTCGATCCCGGGCACGAAGCGGATCAAGTGGCTGGACCAGAACATCGCGGCCATGGACGTGACCCTCACCGATGCCGAGCTGGCAACGCTGGACCCGTTGGCGGCCAAGGTCGTCGGCGCCCGGTACTGA
- a CDS encoding S-adenosylmethionine:tRNA ribosyltransferase-isomerase yields the protein MTTLQAGFGFALDAALEAGRPPEDRGSGRDDVRLLYTDKATGRTVSDGFRRLPGLLRPGDLLVVNDSATLPAAVWMRRLVVHFSTDRGDGTWLVELRKRVGGHHEQYSGGIPGELLPLPGGATLRLEARHTGRLWIARMNVSVPRYLGKHGVPIRYSYVDRDWPLDRYQTVFATRPGSAEMPSAARPFTTAIVDRLRERGVTIAPITLHTGVASPEVDETPYPERFRIGASTARAVNAARAAGGRVIAVGTTAVRALETAVDGDGVVKAASGFTEHIVTPAVGVRAVDGILTGLHEPRSTHLSMLSAIVDNDVLASAYHKAIAERYLWHEFGDVHLIA from the coding sequence ATGACGACCCTGCAGGCGGGCTTCGGCTTCGCGCTCGACGCGGCGCTGGAGGCGGGCCGTCCACCCGAGGACCGTGGCTCCGGACGCGACGACGTGCGGCTGCTGTACACCGACAAGGCCACCGGCCGCACCGTCAGCGACGGGTTCCGGCGGCTGCCGGGACTGTTGCGGCCCGGCGACCTGCTGGTCGTCAACGATTCGGCGACGCTGCCCGCGGCGGTGTGGATGCGGCGGCTGGTGGTCCACTTCTCCACCGACCGCGGTGACGGCACCTGGCTGGTCGAGCTGCGCAAACGCGTCGGCGGCCATCACGAGCAGTACTCCGGCGGCATCCCCGGCGAGTTGCTGCCGCTGCCGGGCGGGGCCACCCTCAGGCTGGAGGCGCGGCACACGGGTAGGTTGTGGATCGCGAGAATGAATGTCTCGGTTCCGAGATATCTTGGGAAACACGGTGTACCGATCCGCTACTCCTACGTGGACCGTGACTGGCCGCTGGACCGGTACCAGACCGTGTTCGCCACCCGCCCCGGCAGCGCCGAGATGCCCTCGGCCGCAAGGCCGTTCACGACCGCGATCGTCGACCGGCTGCGCGAGCGGGGCGTGACCATCGCCCCGATCACGCTCCACACCGGAGTCGCCTCCCCCGAGGTCGACGAGACCCCGTACCCGGAACGGTTCCGGATCGGCGCATCGACCGCCCGCGCGGTCAACGCCGCCCGCGCCGCCGGCGGCCGGGTCATCGCGGTGGGGACCACGGCGGTCCGGGCCCTGGAGACGGCGGTGGACGGCGACGGCGTCGTCAAAGCGGCCTCGGGGTTCACCGAGCACATCGTCACCCCCGCGGTCGGGGTGCGGGCCGTGGACGGCATCCTCACCGGCCTGCACGAACCGCGCTCCACCCACCTGTCCATGCTGTCCGCCATTGTGGATAACGACGTGCTGGCCTCGGCCTACCACAAGGCGATCGCGGAACGGTACCTGTGGCACGAGTTCGGCGACGTCCACCTCATCGCCTAG
- a CDS encoding SDR family NAD(P)-dependent oxidoreductase: MTTPQLKLGSGFGADSTAEDVLADIDLTGTFAIVTGGYSGLGLETTRALTAAGARVLVPARRPDVARAALDGIDGVEVAALDLSDLDSVRDFAEWFDGTGRAIDILINNAGIMACPESRVGPGWEAQFGVNHLGHFALVNRLWPRIAPGARVVAVSSAGHWRSAMRWDDVHFTTGYDKWEAYGQSKTANILFAVHLDALAASAGVRAFSLHPGGIITPLQRHLSRQEQTAMGWLTADGDPVPGLFKTPQQGAATQVWAATSPLLDGSGGVYCEDCDIAPIAETEPPGVRGYAIDPDQARRLWELSVKLTGVDAFA, from the coding sequence ATGACGACACCACAGCTCAAGCTCGGCTCGGGTTTCGGGGCCGACTCCACCGCCGAAGACGTCCTGGCCGACATCGACCTGACCGGCACGTTCGCCATTGTCACCGGCGGCTACTCCGGCCTGGGCCTGGAGACCACTCGGGCGTTGACGGCCGCCGGGGCGCGGGTCCTGGTTCCCGCCCGCCGCCCCGACGTCGCGCGCGCGGCCCTCGACGGCATCGACGGCGTCGAGGTCGCCGCGCTCGACCTGTCCGACCTGGACAGCGTCCGCGACTTCGCCGAGTGGTTCGACGGCACCGGCCGTGCCATCGACATCCTCATCAACAACGCCGGGATCATGGCCTGCCCGGAGTCCCGCGTCGGCCCCGGCTGGGAGGCCCAGTTCGGCGTCAACCACCTGGGGCACTTCGCCCTGGTGAACCGGCTGTGGCCGAGGATCGCCCCCGGCGCCCGGGTCGTGGCGGTGTCCTCGGCGGGCCACTGGCGTTCCGCGATGCGCTGGGACGACGTCCACTTCACCACCGGCTACGACAAGTGGGAGGCCTACGGGCAGTCCAAGACCGCCAACATCCTGTTCGCCGTGCACCTGGACGCGCTGGCCGCTTCGGCTGGGGTGCGGGCGTTCTCGCTGCATCCCGGCGGCATCATCACTCCGTTGCAGCGGCACCTGTCCCGGCAGGAGCAGACCGCGATGGGCTGGCTGACCGCCGACGGGGATCCGGTGCCGGGCCTGTTCAAGACCCCGCAGCAGGGCGCCGCGACCCAGGTATGGGCCGCGACCTCGCCGCTGCTGGATGGCAGCGGCGGCGTCTACTGCGAGGACTGCGACATCGCGCCCATCGCCGAGACCGAACCGCCGGGCGTGCGCGGCTACGCGATCGACCCCGACCAGGCCCGCCGACTGTGGGAACTGTCGGTCAAGCTGACCGGGGTCGATGCCTTCGCCTAG
- a CDS encoding ABC transporter substrate-binding protein yields MTYSDIPDPLWRRVLNRLRGGRREQLTEDDIQKPTMPVSRWRRVLLWGVIPACVVALLTYGIGWFYPDASCDGPFDDLTYVDGECVGATDGGYVFDPAFAKIEKRIKDENDWVARQHDEAGKPAFKVAMLSTLTTSDDTPLNRNQVRSALEGAYVAQHRANHTRGAGDTNRLVQLVLVNEGGAQQGSRYAVDHIIDLAEDSDADIPLSIVMGQAIGTKQTTEAAKRLSANDIPMVGATVTANDLDFAHVDGLLRTAPSNDDFARAFEKYLDGQDKLKSAVLTYDSTKSDTFASTLAASFRDRLGKHIEFSDQPFPGGSVETGGAEVFYSITQNVCSAHPDMVMFAGRRLDLDSFLESLSERICSNEHLTILFTDVGLHDSSQGTKKLEKSLKDANLTLLQATSYDPTWIDTPEAAPDGFGKFLEQYEGLIGTDTTALDNGYGVNNHDAMLAAIKAVRIANPGQAEPPLPSDVRDHLLLLNGVNAVRGATGTLSFNANRGGNPGGKFVPVIPIPTPKDYDPKDTYKTPID; encoded by the coding sequence ATGACCTATTCGGACATTCCCGATCCGCTATGGCGGCGCGTGCTCAACCGGCTTCGCGGCGGCAGACGGGAACAGCTCACCGAGGACGACATCCAAAAGCCCACGATGCCCGTCTCCCGGTGGCGAAGGGTTCTGTTGTGGGGCGTCATTCCCGCGTGCGTCGTCGCGCTGCTGACCTACGGCATCGGGTGGTTCTACCCCGACGCCAGCTGCGACGGCCCCTTCGACGACTTGACTTATGTGGATGGCGAGTGTGTCGGCGCCACCGACGGCGGCTACGTGTTCGATCCGGCCTTCGCGAAGATCGAGAAACGCATCAAGGACGAGAACGACTGGGTCGCAAGGCAACACGACGAGGCCGGCAAACCGGCGTTCAAGGTCGCGATGCTGTCGACGCTGACCACCAGCGACGACACCCCGCTGAACCGCAATCAGGTGCGCAGCGCCCTGGAGGGCGCCTACGTGGCCCAGCATCGCGCCAACCACACCCGGGGCGCGGGCGACACGAATCGGCTGGTCCAGTTGGTACTGGTCAATGAGGGCGGCGCGCAGCAGGGTTCCCGCTACGCCGTCGACCACATCATCGATTTGGCCGAGGACTCCGACGCCGACATCCCGCTGTCCATCGTCATGGGTCAGGCCATCGGCACGAAGCAGACCACCGAGGCGGCGAAACGCCTGTCGGCCAACGACATTCCCATGGTCGGAGCCACCGTCACCGCCAACGACCTCGACTTCGCGCACGTCGACGGGCTGTTGCGGACCGCGCCCTCCAATGACGACTTCGCGCGGGCCTTCGAGAAGTACCTCGACGGGCAGGACAAGCTGAAGTCGGCGGTGCTCACCTACGACAGCACGAAGAGCGACACGTTCGCGTCGACGCTGGCGGCCTCGTTTCGCGATCGGCTCGGGAAGCACATCGAGTTCTCCGACCAGCCGTTCCCGGGCGGTTCGGTGGAAACCGGTGGCGCCGAGGTGTTCTACTCGATCACCCAGAACGTCTGCTCGGCCCATCCCGACATGGTGATGTTCGCGGGGCGGCGGCTGGATCTGGACTCCTTCCTCGAATCCCTGTCCGAACGCATCTGCAGCAACGAGCACCTGACGATCCTGTTCACCGACGTCGGGCTGCATGACAGTTCACAGGGGACGAAGAAGCTGGAGAAGTCCCTGAAGGACGCCAATCTCACCCTGTTGCAGGCGACCAGTTACGACCCCACCTGGATCGACACGCCCGAGGCGGCGCCGGACGGTTTCGGCAAGTTCCTGGAACAGTACGAGGGTCTCATCGGCACCGACACCACCGCGTTGGACAACGGTTACGGCGTCAACAACCACGACGCCATGCTCGCGGCGATCAAGGCCGTGCGGATCGCGAATCCGGGCCAGGCCGAGCCGCCGCTTCCCTCCGACGTACGCGACCACCTGCTTCTCCTCAACGGAGTCAACGCCGTGCGGGGAGCGACCGGAACGTTGAGCTTCAACGCCAACCGGGGCGGCAATCCCGGCGGGAAGTTCGTGCCGGTGATTCCCATCCCGACGCCGAAGGACTACGACCCCAAGGACACCTACAAGACGCCGATCGACTGA
- a CDS encoding response regulator: MSEPIRVLVADDHPIVRQGLKTFLDIQPDLSVVAEARDGDEALALIAAHEPDVVLLDLNMPGSDGAKVLTRLAASDHRAKVIVLTSVTEAVRVTEAVAAGAAGFLYKDIDPDSLAQAIRSVADGQVIFAREAVTAMTAPAPGPVAALTAREREVLALVAAGRSNREIAKQLSVAEKTVKTHLSSLFRKLGVADRTQAALYAVTHGMAGHTEGRLESPPRAGRQSAVHKRRVWEAR, from the coding sequence GTGTCTGAACCGATCCGTGTCCTGGTCGCCGACGACCACCCGATCGTGCGGCAGGGCCTGAAGACCTTTCTGGACATCCAGCCCGACCTGTCGGTCGTGGCCGAGGCCCGCGACGGCGACGAGGCGCTTGCCCTCATCGCCGCCCACGAACCCGACGTGGTGCTGCTGGACCTCAACATGCCCGGCTCCGACGGCGCCAAGGTGCTGACCCGGCTGGCCGCCTCCGACCACCGCGCGAAGGTGATCGTGCTGACCTCGGTCACCGAGGCCGTCCGGGTCACCGAGGCCGTGGCGGCCGGAGCCGCCGGATTCCTGTACAAGGACATCGATCCCGACTCGCTGGCCCAGGCGATCCGCTCGGTCGCCGACGGCCAGGTGATCTTCGCCCGCGAGGCCGTCACCGCCATGACCGCCCCCGCGCCGGGCCCGGTCGCCGCGCTGACCGCCCGGGAACGCGAGGTCCTGGCCCTGGTGGCCGCGGGCCGCTCCAACCGGGAGATCGCCAAACAGCTGTCGGTGGCCGAGAAGACCGTCAAGACCCACCTGTCGAGCCTGTTTCGCAAACTCGGCGTCGCCGACCGGACCCAGGCCGCGCTGTACGCCGTCACACACGGCATGGCAGGCCACACCGAGGGCCGGTTAGAATCCCCGCCCAGAGCGGGACGACAATCAGCAGTCCATAAGAGAAGAGTCTGGGAGGCGCGGTGA
- a CDS encoding CDP-alcohol phosphatidyltransferase family protein, which produces MTGRELGDTTAWRVWTVPNLITMVRLAGIPVFCYLLLATDSYVAAVVVLAVGGGTDWIDGFLARRLGQESRFGQILDPIVDRLYILVAVGALTITGLLPWQFTLVLLAREAVMLATVVAVRRSGYAPLKVHFVGKTATFILFSSLPTLALAGLYEPAEGWALPLGWALAWWGIVLYWLSVVLYLAQAIPLLRAARTPAGTD; this is translated from the coding sequence GTGACGGGTCGGGAACTCGGTGACACCACCGCGTGGCGAGTGTGGACGGTACCCAACCTCATCACGATGGTGCGGCTGGCCGGCATCCCGGTGTTCTGCTACCTGCTGCTGGCCACCGACTCCTACGTCGCCGCCGTGGTGGTGCTGGCCGTGGGCGGCGGCACCGACTGGATCGACGGATTCCTGGCCCGCCGCCTGGGCCAGGAGAGCCGCTTCGGCCAGATCCTCGACCCTATCGTCGACCGGCTGTACATCCTGGTCGCCGTCGGCGCCCTGACGATCACCGGCCTGCTGCCGTGGCAGTTCACCCTCGTCCTGCTCGCCCGCGAGGCCGTCATGCTGGCCACCGTCGTGGCGGTGCGCCGCAGCGGCTACGCCCCCCTGAAGGTGCACTTCGTCGGCAAGACCGCCACCTTCATCCTGTTCAGCTCGCTGCCGACGCTGGCGCTGGCGGGCCTGTACGAGCCCGCCGAGGGCTGGGCACTGCCGCTGGGCTGGGCATTGGCCTGGTGGGGCATCGTCCTGTACTGGCTGTCGGTGGTGTTGTATCTGGCGCAGGCGATCCCGCTGTTGCGCGCCGCCCGCACGCCCGCCGGCACCGACTAG
- a CDS encoding amidohydrolase family protein: MTLVLIRNAHLIDTVPTVRVLRETDLLIDGDSIREVGRGLSAPGATVIDAAGRIVLPGLIDTHRHTWQTALRGMLRVGTLGDYLARFLQDLGPRYTPEDVHIGNLAGAVDALDAGITTLLDWSHIQNSPEHTDAAVAGLRESGIRGVFAHSFGLPLKPGPHSPDARRVRETHFASSDGLLDMALGIAGPQFGDPDIAADDIRLARELGCRVTVHIHSSAGVETLDELGMLGPDLTFVHANGLDAAAMRRLADTGAAVSVSPQVEAQLGMGAPLIAPLLALGVPTSLSVDTVTSAAGDLFTQMRLALSFARLADPAVSAADILRMATVDGARALGLDDRIGSLRVGSRADLVMLGDRLPVHDPVGTVVAEAERGDVDTVLVDGRVVKRGGQLTAVDTAGIAERLAASAERLLGRPGDETE; this comes from the coding sequence ATGACACTTGTTCTGATCCGCAACGCCCACCTGATCGACACCGTGCCCACCGTGCGGGTACTGCGCGAGACCGACCTGCTCATTGACGGCGACAGCATCCGCGAGGTCGGCCGCGGCCTGTCGGCCCCCGGCGCCACCGTCATCGACGCGGCCGGGCGCATCGTGCTGCCCGGCCTGATCGACACCCACCGCCACACCTGGCAGACCGCGCTGCGCGGCATGCTGCGGGTCGGCACACTCGGGGACTATCTCGCCCGGTTCCTGCAGGACCTCGGTCCCCGGTACACGCCCGAGGACGTCCACATCGGCAACCTCGCCGGAGCCGTCGACGCGCTCGACGCGGGCATCACCACGCTGCTGGACTGGTCGCACATCCAGAACTCCCCCGAGCACACCGACGCGGCTGTCGCGGGACTGCGGGAATCGGGGATCCGGGGCGTCTTCGCCCACAGCTTCGGCCTGCCGCTCAAGCCCGGACCGCATTCGCCCGACGCCCGACGGGTGCGCGAGACCCATTTCGCCAGCTCCGATGGGCTGCTGGACATGGCCTTGGGGATCGCCGGCCCGCAGTTCGGCGACCCCGACATCGCCGCCGACGACATCCGCCTCGCCCGCGAGCTCGGCTGCCGGGTGACCGTCCACATTCACAGCTCGGCCGGAGTGGAGACGCTGGACGAGCTCGGCATGCTCGGTCCCGACCTCACCTTCGTGCACGCCAACGGCCTCGACGCGGCCGCCATGCGCCGCCTCGCCGACACCGGCGCGGCCGTGTCGGTGTCCCCGCAGGTGGAGGCGCAGCTGGGCATGGGCGCCCCGCTCATCGCGCCGCTGCTGGCGCTGGGGGTGCCCACCAGTCTCAGCGTCGACACGGTGACCAGCGCCGCCGGTGACCTGTTCACCCAGATGCGGCTGGCGCTGAGCTTCGCCCGGCTCGCCGATCCGGCGGTGTCGGCCGCCGACATCCTGCGCATGGCCACCGTGGACGGGGCGCGCGCCCTCGGACTCGACGACCGGATCGGGTCGCTGCGGGTCGGTTCGCGCGCCGACCTGGTGATGCTCGGCGACCGGCTCCCGGTGCACGACCCCGTCGGCACGGTGGTCGCCGAGGCCGAACGCGGCGACGTGGACACCGTCCTGGTCGACGGCCGGGTGGTGAAACGCGGCGGCCAGCTCACCGCCGTCGACACCGCGGGCATCGCGGAACGGCTGGCCGCCTCGGCCGAGCGGCTGCTGGGCCGCCCGGGCGACGAGACGGAATAG
- a CDS encoding proteasome assembly chaperone family protein codes for MPNGEDLYTVEADTPDISGAVMLVELRGFMDAGQAGQGVTEYLLKELDHQVVASFDVDELIDYRGRRPVMTFDTDHWVDYDAPRLRVYLMRDDVGVPFLLLSGDEPDLRWERFAEAVQSLIEKFGIRLTVALHGIPMGAPHTRPLGVTAHGTDASLLPSGERTLNRLQVPGNAAALLELRLGQAGHDAIGFAVHVPHYLAQASYPNASVRLLESLHQATGLSVSVESLREEGRVVDAEVDSQVRASQEVSDVVAALERQYDMFDDSRPSLLVEESEEELPTGDELGEQFERFLAEQQRRSE; via the coding sequence ATGCCGAACGGTGAGGATCTGTACACGGTCGAAGCGGACACGCCGGACATCAGCGGCGCGGTGATGCTGGTTGAGCTGCGGGGATTCATGGACGCCGGTCAGGCCGGGCAGGGCGTCACCGAGTACCTGCTGAAGGAACTGGACCACCAGGTGGTGGCCAGCTTCGACGTTGACGAGCTGATCGACTACCGGGGCCGCCGTCCCGTCATGACCTTTGACACCGACCACTGGGTTGACTATGACGCGCCGCGGTTGCGGGTGTACCTGATGCGTGACGACGTCGGGGTGCCGTTCCTGTTGCTCAGCGGCGATGAGCCGGACCTGCGCTGGGAGCGGTTCGCCGAGGCGGTGCAGTCCCTCATCGAGAAGTTCGGGATCCGGTTGACCGTCGCGTTGCACGGCATTCCGATGGGGGCGCCGCACACCCGTCCGCTGGGGGTGACCGCGCACGGCACCGACGCGTCGCTGTTGCCGTCGGGGGAGCGGACCTTGAACCGGTTGCAGGTGCCCGGCAACGCCGCGGCGTTGCTGGAGCTGCGACTGGGCCAGGCCGGGCACGACGCGATCGGTTTCGCGGTGCACGTGCCGCACTATCTGGCGCAGGCGTCCTACCCGAACGCGTCGGTGCGGCTGCTGGAGTCGCTGCACCAGGCCACCGGCCTGTCGGTCTCGGTGGAGTCGTTGCGCGAGGAGGGCCGGGTCGTCGACGCCGAGGTGGACTCGCAGGTGCGGGCCTCGCAGGAGGTGTCGGACGTGGTGGCCGCGCTGGAGCGGCAGTACGACATGTTCGACGACTCGCGGCCGAGCCTGCTGGTCGAGGAGTCGGAGGAGGAGCTGCCCACCGGCGACGAGCTTGGCGAGCAGTTCGAGCGGTTCCTGGCCGAGCAGCAGCGCCGCTCCGAGTAG
- a CDS encoding SDR family NAD(P)-dependent oxidoreductase, translating to MTNNNPKIALITGASRGLGKALATELSRRGWRLLLTARGAEDLAAVASELDAEAIAGDVADPGHRERLAAAIERLGGLDLLVNNASSLGTSPLPRLADYSREVLTGLFDTNVVAPLALIQDLLPRLRERDGAVVNISSDAATGGYEGWGGYGATKAALDQVSNVLAAEEPGLRVWWVDPGEMRTAMLADAVGDEAADAPPPEAVAAPAIAGLLDSRPASGRYVAAELGVEAGAR from the coding sequence ATGACGAACAACAACCCGAAAATCGCACTCATCACCGGAGCCTCCCGGGGTCTGGGCAAGGCGCTGGCCACCGAACTGTCGCGACGCGGCTGGCGGCTGCTGCTGACCGCCCGCGGCGCCGAGGACCTGGCGGCGGTCGCGTCCGAACTGGACGCCGAGGCCATCGCCGGTGACGTCGCCGATCCCGGTCACCGCGAGCGGCTGGCCGCCGCGATCGAGAGGCTGGGCGGCCTCGACCTGCTGGTCAACAACGCCTCCAGCCTGGGCACCTCACCGCTGCCCCGGCTGGCCGACTACTCGCGCGAGGTCCTGACCGGACTGTTCGACACCAACGTCGTGGCCCCGCTGGCACTGATCCAGGACCTGCTGCCCCGGCTGCGGGAACGCGACGGCGCCGTCGTCAACATCTCCTCCGACGCCGCCACCGGCGGCTACGAGGGCTGGGGCGGCTACGGCGCCACCAAGGCCGCCCTGGACCAGGTGTCCAACGTGCTGGCCGCCGAGGAACCCGGGCTGCGGGTGTGGTGGGTCGACCCCGGCGAGATGCGCACCGCGATGCTGGCCGACGCGGTCGGCGACGAGGCCGCCGACGCGCCGCCGCCGGAGGCCGTGGCCGCACCCGCCATCGCCGGGCTGCTCGACTCCCGACCGGCCAGCGGCCGGTATGTGGCCGCCGAGCTGGGCGTGGAAGCGGGTGCGCGATGA